Proteins encoded together in one Roseibacterium elongatum DSM 19469 window:
- the pyrC gene encoding dihydroorotase encodes MTTSLTIRRPDDWHLHLRDGAMMQAVLPETARHFGRAIIMPNLVPPVVTGDDARAYRDRIMAALPGDMTFEPLMTLYLTEATDPADVAAAHADGLVHAVKLYPAGATTNSASGVRDFDKVMGVLEKMAEIGLPLCIHGEVTTPEVDIFDREQVFLDTVLEPLRQRVPEMKVTLEHITTSHGIDYVAGADGDIAGTITTHHLMINRNHILVGGIKPHYYCLPVAKRATHQAALRRAATSGNPRFFLGTDSAPHADEAKESACGCAGCFTATNTLSCLAHVFEEEGALDKLEGFASLFGPARYGLAPHDATVTLQKRDAPAAYPDKIDTGAGPVTVFDPGHPLYWHVIA; translated from the coding sequence ATGACAACTTCATTGACGATCCGCCGCCCCGACGACTGGCACCTGCACCTGCGCGATGGCGCGATGATGCAAGCTGTGCTGCCCGAAACCGCGCGTCATTTCGGCCGCGCGATCATCATGCCGAACCTCGTGCCGCCGGTGGTCACGGGCGACGATGCCCGCGCCTATCGCGACCGCATCATGGCCGCCCTGCCCGGCGACATGACGTTCGAGCCGCTGATGACGCTGTATCTGACTGAGGCGACGGACCCCGCCGATGTCGCCGCCGCCCATGCCGACGGGTTGGTGCATGCGGTCAAACTCTACCCCGCCGGGGCGACGACGAATTCCGCCTCGGGCGTGCGCGATTTCGACAAGGTCATGGGCGTGCTGGAGAAAATGGCCGAGATCGGCCTGCCGCTCTGCATCCATGGCGAGGTGACGACCCCCGAGGTCGATATCTTCGACCGCGAACAGGTCTTTCTGGACACCGTGCTCGAGCCGCTGCGCCAGCGCGTGCCCGAGATGAAGGTGACGCTGGAACACATCACCACCAGCCATGGCATCGACTATGTCGCGGGCGCGGACGGCGATATCGCGGGCACGATCACCACGCATCACCTGATGATCAACCGCAACCACATCCTGGTGGGCGGGATCAAGCCGCATTACTACTGCCTGCCCGTGGCCAAGCGCGCGACCCATCAGGCCGCGCTGCGCCGTGCCGCGACCTCGGGCAATCCGCGCTTCTTCCTCGGGACCGACAGCGCGCCCCATGCCGATGAGGCCAAGGAATCGGCCTGCGGCTGCGCGGGGTGCTTCACAGCGACCAATACGCTCTCCTGCCTCGCCCATGTGTTCGAGGAGGAAGGCGCCCTCGACAAGCTGGAAGGCTTTGCCTCGCTTTTCGGGCCGGCGCGCTACGGCCTGGCCCCACACGACGCCACCGTGACGCTGCAAAAGCGCGACGCGCCCGCCGCCTACCCCGACAAGATCGACACCGGCGCGGGGCCCGTGACCGTGTTCGACCCCGGCCACCCGCTCTACTGGCATGTGATTGCCTGA